GTGGCGCTCCGCGCGTTCGAGCGAGCGGAGGCGATGGTCCGCGAGCATGGCCGGACGCTCCCGCGCACGCAGGCGGCGCGGGTGGAGCGTCTCCTGGGGTGGGCCCGCGAAGCCGTGCTCACCGACGACCCGGAGCGGGCCTTCCGGCGCGCGGTCTACGCGCTGCAGCTCGTGGAGCAGTACGCCGGGGGCGGGGCGGGCAGTTGAGCCGGGGCCGGGAGGACGTTATCTTCCGGTCGTTTCCGGACGCGCCGGGCTGGCGGAACTGGTAGACGCAAACGACTCAAAATCGTTCGCCGCGAGGCGTGGGGGTTCGAGTCCCCCGCCCGGTATCCCGTACGACGACGCCCCCGGGGGAGCATTCCCCCGGGGCGTCGTGCGTTCCCACCCTCCCGGGGCGGGAATGGTTGTTGCTGTCCCGTCGCGGCGGCAACCACCGACGCGAACAGGGAAACGAATGCTGACCCAGGAACAGAGGGACCGGATCGAGAAGCTGCTTCTCCGCGAGCGCGAGGGCGCGCTGGAGGCGCTGGGACACTTCGAGGAGCGCACCCAGGACCTGCGGGAGCGCTCCGGGGAGATGAGCCTGTACCGCTTCCACATGGCCGACATCGGCACCGAGGCGCAGGAGCAGGAGAAGGACTTCCTCCTCGCCTCCCAGGAGGGGCGCCGGCTCTACGAGGTGGACGATGCGCTGCGGCGGCTCTACAAGACCCCGGAGGAGTTCGGGAGCTGCCAGCGGTGCGGCAAGCCCATCGGCTTCGAGCGGCTGGAGGTGATCCCGCACGCCCGCTTCTGCAAGGAGGACCAGGAGGCGACGGAGGCGGCGTAGGCCGCCGGCCCGGATCCGCTAGTCGGCGAACTCCCGCAGAAGCGACTGCAGAGCCTCCCGCGCCCGCAGGACCCGCATCTTGAGGGCGCTGATGGAGACGTCCAGCATCTCCGACATCTCCTCGTACGAGCGGCCCTCCAGGTGCTTGAGGAGGAAGGCCTCGCGCTGCGCCTCCGGGAGCGTCGCCAGGGCCCGCTCCACGAGCTGCCGCAGGTCGGCTCGGTCGGTGTACACCCCCGGGTCGTCGGAGTCGGGGGTCGTGGCGGTGTCTTCTTCCAGCGGGAGGGAGTGGCGGCGCCGGCTCTTGAGGTGGTCCTTGCAGCGGTTCACCAGGATGCGGAACACCCACGCGCCGAAGCGGGCGGGGTCCTGGCAGCTCGCCAGGCTGGTGTACGCCTTGACGAAGGAGTCCTGGACCAGGTCGGCGGCGAGGTCGCCGTCGCGGACCATCCCGACGGCGTAGCGGAAGAGCGACGCCTGGTACCGGCCCACGAGGACGGCGTACCGGTCCGGATCCCCGGCGAGCACGCGGGCTACGAGCTGGGCGTCGGTCTCGTCGGTCACTCGGCGCGTGGGCGTCGGTTCGGGGGGATGGAGCGGAGCGGACCCCGTGCCGGAAGCGCGGGCGGGAGCGGCTTGCGACGCCCCGGGAGCCCCGCTATACTGACGAGCTTTGCATGGTCCGGTCCGTGGGTTTGACGGGGCGAACGGCGCCGCGGTCACAACTTAGGCCATGCGGGTTGCGGAAGGAAACAATCTATCCCTGGCATCGCGATAGAGGAAGCTGCCATGTCCAAAGCCGGACTTGAAGGAGTCGTCGTTGCGCAGAGCAGGCTCAGCTACATCAACGGAGCCGAAGGGACGCTGATCTACGGCGGGTACGACATCGACGACCTCGCCCGCAACACGACCTTCGAGGAGGTCTGCTACCTTCTCTGGAACGGCGAGCTCCCCGACCGGGACCAGCTCGACGAGCTGAACCGGCAGCTCGCCGCCGAGGCCACGCTGAGCGGCGAGGTGGTGGAGATGCTGCGCGGCTACCCGCGCGACGCGGACCCCATGGCCGCCCTGCGCACCGCCGTCTCCGCGCTCGGCATGTTCGACCCCGACGCCGACGACAACTCCGAGGCGGAGCTCCGGCGCAAGGCGGTCCTCCTCACCGCGAAGATGCCGACGCTGGTGGCCGCCTTCGACCGGATCCGCAACGGGAAGGATCCGGTGGCGCCCCGGCCGGAGCTGGGGACCGCGGGGAACTTCCTGTACATGCTCAACGGCGAGGAGGGGAGCGAGACCCGCGTCCGCACCATGGACGCCGCGCTCATCCTGCACGCCGAGCACGGGATGAACGCCTCCACCTTCTCCGCGCGCGTCACCGCCGGCACGCTCGCGGACGTCTACTCCGCGATCACCTCCGCGATCGGCACCCTCAAGGGTCCGTCGCACGGCGGCGCGAACGTGGAGGTCATGAACATGCTCCGCGAGATCGACCAGAGCGACGCCGACCCCAAGGAGTGGGTGCGGAACGCGCTGGAGGGCGGGCGGCGGATCATGGGCTTCGGCCACCGCGTCTACAAGGCCACGGACCCGCGCGCCAGCATCCTCCGGGAGCTGGCCGACCAGATCATGGCCGAGGCGGGGGAGACCAAGTGGCTC
The window above is part of the Longimicrobiaceae bacterium genome. Proteins encoded here:
- a CDS encoding TraR/DksA C4-type zinc finger protein, with the translated sequence MLTQEQRDRIEKLLLREREGALEALGHFEERTQDLRERSGEMSLYRFHMADIGTEAQEQEKDFLLASQEGRRLYEVDDALRRLYKTPEEFGSCQRCGKPIGFERLEVIPHARFCKEDQEATEAA
- a CDS encoding sigma-70 family RNA polymerase sigma factor, whose translation is MTDETDAQLVARVLAGDPDRYAVLVGRYQASLFRYAVGMVRDGDLAADLVQDSFVKAYTSLASCQDPARFGAWVFRILVNRCKDHLKSRRRHSLPLEEDTATTPDSDDPGVYTDRADLRQLVERALATLPEAQREAFLLKHLEGRSYEEMSEMLDVSISALKMRVLRAREALQSLLREFAD
- a CDS encoding citrate/2-methylcitrate synthase, whose translation is MSKAGLEGVVVAQSRLSYINGAEGTLIYGGYDIDDLARNTTFEEVCYLLWNGELPDRDQLDELNRQLAAEATLSGEVVEMLRGYPRDADPMAALRTAVSALGMFDPDADDNSEAELRRKAVLLTAKMPTLVAAFDRIRNGKDPVAPRPELGTAGNFLYMLNGEEGSETRVRTMDAALILHAEHGMNASTFSARVTAGTLADVYSAITSAIGTLKGPSHGGANVEVMNMLREIDQSDADPKEWVRNALEGGRRIMGFGHRVYKATDPRASILRELADQIMAEAGETKWLTLSDQIREAMAEEMETRGKKIYPNVDFFSASVYTTLGIAEDLFTCVFALARVPGWTAHLFEQYANNRLIRPQAEYAGPRGLKVTPISER